One window of Staphylococcus chromogenes genomic DNA carries:
- the secY2 gene encoding accessory Sec system protein translocase subunit SecY2: protein MKNNLFFRILGQYEYKILHKRILFTLFILLIYIFGSHISIVSSDKMNAQENSFYKLAVSNMGGDLHTLNIFSLGLGPWLTAMIFLMLLRYRNFEKAMRQTRKEKHYQEKLLTLALCIVQGYFMIHQSVVKDHIKEANVLLLLLVVVTGAMLLVWMADQNVRYGIAGPMPIVLLSIVRSIFNQRLPELHVQTFILVTIIVLVIVALFVLLLIELVEYRLNYRDIMHITDTRTPSYLAWKLNPAGSISIMISLSVFILLNSVINLIIGFVTGKTTHIAFLSFNNAIGITVYILMQIILGYWMSRLLINTKQKTKDFLKSGNYFVGVYPGTETDAFLNSKARRICWTGSIIVGLIIGIPLYCTLFVPQLSQQIYFAIQLIIMVYISINIAETLRTYLYFDKYQQFLTKYW from the coding sequence GTGAAGAATAATCTATTTTTTCGTATTTTAGGACAATACGAATATAAAATTTTACATAAACGTATATTATTTACGTTGTTCATATTATTGATATACATATTCGGTAGTCACATTTCTATCGTTAGCTCAGATAAAATGAATGCGCAAGAAAATTCATTTTATAAACTTGCGGTGTCAAATATGGGCGGGGACTTGCATACACTCAATATTTTTTCGCTAGGTCTTGGACCGTGGTTAACCGCAATGATCTTTTTAATGTTGTTACGTTACCGTAATTTTGAAAAAGCGATGCGCCAAACGCGTAAAGAAAAACACTACCAAGAAAAATTATTGACGCTCGCCTTATGTATTGTTCAAGGTTATTTTATGATTCATCAATCAGTGGTGAAAGATCATATTAAAGAAGCAAATGTCTTATTGCTTTTGTTAGTTGTTGTGACCGGTGCGATGTTATTGGTTTGGATGGCGGATCAAAATGTACGCTATGGGATTGCAGGGCCTATGCCGATTGTGCTTCTCAGTATTGTGCGGTCGATTTTTAATCAACGTCTCCCTGAACTTCACGTCCAAACATTTATTTTAGTGACCATCATTGTCCTTGTTATAGTTGCTTTATTTGTTTTATTACTCATTGAATTGGTCGAATATCGTTTAAACTATCGAGACATCATGCATATAACGGATACACGAACGCCTTCTTATTTGGCTTGGAAATTAAATCCGGCGGGCAGTATTTCAATTATGATCAGTTTATCTGTCTTTATTCTTCTTAATAGTGTCATCAATTTAATTATTGGTTTCGTGACGGGGAAGACAACGCATATCGCATTTTTAAGTTTCAATAATGCGATAGGAATTACTGTCTATATTTTGATGCAAATAATTTTAGGTTATTGGATGTCACGTTTGTTGATTAATACTAAGCAAAAGACGAAAGATTTTTTGAAAAGTGGCAACTATTTTGTCGGTGTGTATCCAGGTACTGAGACGGACGCTTTCTTAAACAGTAAAGCACGTCGCATTTGTTGGACAGGTTCGATAATTGTCGGTTTGATTATTGGTATTCCTTTGTATTGCACGTTATTTGTCCCTCAACTTTCACAACAAATCTATTTTGCAATTCAATTGATTATCATGGTCTACATCAGTATTAATATCGCTGAAACTTTGCGGACGTATTTGTATTTTGATAAGTATCAACAGTTTTTGACTAAATATTGGTAA
- a CDS encoding LPXTG cell wall anchor domain-containing protein, with the protein MNQGDNTTTAQQAKVTEKAQLPDTGQATSNNGLVGAVAAMLAGLGLLRKSKKDKKKATKSNK; encoded by the coding sequence ATGAATCAAGGTGACAACACAACGACAGCACAACAGGCAAAAGTGACTGAAAAAGCGCAGTTACCTGATACAGGTCAAGCGACAAGCAACAATGGATTAGTTGGGGCGGTTGCCGCAATGTTGGCTGGATTAGGTTTACTCAGAAAATCAAAAAAAGATAAAAAGAAAGCAACGAAGTCTAACAAATAA